From the Panulirus ornatus isolate Po-2019 chromosome 58, ASM3632096v1, whole genome shotgun sequence genome, one window contains:
- the LOC139766534 gene encoding branched-chain alpha-ketoacid dehydrogenase kinase-like isoform X2: MSLVVSAARALNPGHWRSQRGLTRAAFPLQRSTSFLCSDGVLYRAKASHTSEREKPTSFLSSDRVEYKVRASHTSERERARTVAAFYNQPAIEAAAQKTVRLTPSAILYHGRTDDEATTLKSAQYLQRELPVRIAKRIIGFRSLPFIVGCNPIILGVHEMYIRAFNILNNFPPVRTREDEVNFSRKLGELLDDHKDVVTQLAAGFRECRRHIENEELVARFLDKSLTSRLGIRMLAMHHLALRENKPNYVGIINVGMKLKEVIERSCQFVSRVAVHKYGRVPQLKLSGHVNAIFPYIELPLDYILPEILKNAVRATIESHSEFEMMQLPPIHITIASNEIDFIIRIGDRGGGIPHHLLARALEYNFTTANADSAPEAGQQEGALSNMIEAVNPNPAGGPMHGFGFGLPTSRAYAEYMGGNLEIQAMQGIGTDVYLRLKHINSQGASFRI, from the exons ATGTCGCTGGTGGTGTCTGCGGCAAGGGCCCTGAACCCGGGCCACTGGAGGAGCCAGAGGGGGCTAACAAGGGCGGCCTTCCCCCTCCAGCGGTCCACGTCCTTCCTGTGCTCGGACGGGGTTTTATATCGGGCCAAGGCCTCCCACACATCGGAACGGGAGAAGCCCACGTCCTTCCTGAGCTCAGACCGGGTAGAATATAAAGTAAGGGCCTCCCACACCTCGGAGAGGGAAAGGGCACGCACCGTCGCCGCCTTCTACAACCAACCTGCCATCGAAGCCGCTGCTCAGAAG ACAGTGAGATTGACACCATCAGCCATTTTATATCATGGCAGGACAGACGATGAGGCCACAACTCTT AAAAGTGCCCAGTATTTACAGAGGGAGTTACCAGTTCGGATTGCTAAACGAATAATAGGATTTCGAAGTCTACCCTTCATTGTTGGCTGTAATCCTATTATATTAGGAGTG CATGAAATGTACATTCGAGCGTTTAACATCTTGAACAACTTTCCACCTGTTAGAACTCGGGAGGATGAGGTGAACTTCAGTAGGAAGCTGGGTGAGCTTCTAGATGACCACAAG GATGTTGTGACACAGTTAGCTGCAGGTTTTAGAGAGTGTCGTCGTCACATTGAGAATGAAGAGTTGGTGGCTCGGTTTTTGGATAAGAGTCTTACTTCTCGCCTTGGAATCCGTATGCTTGCTATGCATCACCTTGCGCTGAGGGAAAATAAG CCAAACTATGTTGGGATAATCAATGTTGGAATGAAGCTAAAGGAAGTAATAGAGCGAAGCTGTCAATTTGTGTCTCGTGTTGCTGTCCACAAGTATGGGCGAGTTCCACAGTTGAAGCTATCTGGCCATGTCAATGCTATCTTTCCATATATTGAAT TACCGCTGGATTATATCTTACCGGAGATCCTGAAGAATGCAGTGAGAGCAACCATAGAGAGTCACTCTGAGTTTGAGATGATGCAGCTTCCACCCATACACATTACTATTGCTTCAAATGAAATAGACTTCATTATTAG aattggtgatcgtggtggtggcaTCCCACACCATCTTCTAGCTCGAGCTCTGGAGTACAACTTTACCACAGCTAATGCCGACAGTGCTCCTGAAGCAGGGCAGCAAGAAGGTGCTCTTTCTAACATGATAGAGGCTGTTAATCCCAATCCTGCTGGTGGCCCCATGCATGG GTTTGGCTTTGGATTGCCAACTTCACGAGCATATGCTGAATACATGGGTGGTAATTTGGAAATTCAGGCCATGCAAGGTATTGGGACAGACGTTTACCTTCGACTAAAGCATATCAATAGCCAAGGTGCTTCATTTAGGATTTAA
- the LOC139766534 gene encoding branched-chain alpha-ketoacid dehydrogenase kinase-like isoform X1: MSLVVSAARALNPGHWRSQRGLTRAAFPLQRSTSFLCSDGVLYRAKASHTSEREKPTSFLSSDRVEYKVRASHTSERERARTVAAFYNQPAIEAAAQKKTVRLTPSAILYHGRTDDEATTLKSAQYLQRELPVRIAKRIIGFRSLPFIVGCNPIILGVHEMYIRAFNILNNFPPVRTREDEVNFSRKLGELLDDHKDVVTQLAAGFRECRRHIENEELVARFLDKSLTSRLGIRMLAMHHLALRENKPNYVGIINVGMKLKEVIERSCQFVSRVAVHKYGRVPQLKLSGHVNAIFPYIELPLDYILPEILKNAVRATIESHSEFEMMQLPPIHITIASNEIDFIIRIGDRGGGIPHHLLARALEYNFTTANADSAPEAGQQEGALSNMIEAVNPNPAGGPMHGFGFGLPTSRAYAEYMGGNLEIQAMQGIGTDVYLRLKHINSQGASFRI, translated from the exons ATGTCGCTGGTGGTGTCTGCGGCAAGGGCCCTGAACCCGGGCCACTGGAGGAGCCAGAGGGGGCTAACAAGGGCGGCCTTCCCCCTCCAGCGGTCCACGTCCTTCCTGTGCTCGGACGGGGTTTTATATCGGGCCAAGGCCTCCCACACATCGGAACGGGAGAAGCCCACGTCCTTCCTGAGCTCAGACCGGGTAGAATATAAAGTAAGGGCCTCCCACACCTCGGAGAGGGAAAGGGCACGCACCGTCGCCGCCTTCTACAACCAACCTGCCATCGAAGCCGCTGCTCAGAAG aaGACAGTGAGATTGACACCATCAGCCATTTTATATCATGGCAGGACAGACGATGAGGCCACAACTCTT AAAAGTGCCCAGTATTTACAGAGGGAGTTACCAGTTCGGATTGCTAAACGAATAATAGGATTTCGAAGTCTACCCTTCATTGTTGGCTGTAATCCTATTATATTAGGAGTG CATGAAATGTACATTCGAGCGTTTAACATCTTGAACAACTTTCCACCTGTTAGAACTCGGGAGGATGAGGTGAACTTCAGTAGGAAGCTGGGTGAGCTTCTAGATGACCACAAG GATGTTGTGACACAGTTAGCTGCAGGTTTTAGAGAGTGTCGTCGTCACATTGAGAATGAAGAGTTGGTGGCTCGGTTTTTGGATAAGAGTCTTACTTCTCGCCTTGGAATCCGTATGCTTGCTATGCATCACCTTGCGCTGAGGGAAAATAAG CCAAACTATGTTGGGATAATCAATGTTGGAATGAAGCTAAAGGAAGTAATAGAGCGAAGCTGTCAATTTGTGTCTCGTGTTGCTGTCCACAAGTATGGGCGAGTTCCACAGTTGAAGCTATCTGGCCATGTCAATGCTATCTTTCCATATATTGAAT TACCGCTGGATTATATCTTACCGGAGATCCTGAAGAATGCAGTGAGAGCAACCATAGAGAGTCACTCTGAGTTTGAGATGATGCAGCTTCCACCCATACACATTACTATTGCTTCAAATGAAATAGACTTCATTATTAG aattggtgatcgtggtggtggcaTCCCACACCATCTTCTAGCTCGAGCTCTGGAGTACAACTTTACCACAGCTAATGCCGACAGTGCTCCTGAAGCAGGGCAGCAAGAAGGTGCTCTTTCTAACATGATAGAGGCTGTTAATCCCAATCCTGCTGGTGGCCCCATGCATGG GTTTGGCTTTGGATTGCCAACTTCACGAGCATATGCTGAATACATGGGTGGTAATTTGGAAATTCAGGCCATGCAAGGTATTGGGACAGACGTTTACCTTCGACTAAAGCATATCAATAGCCAAGGTGCTTCATTTAGGATTTAA